In Apium graveolens cultivar Ventura chromosome 10, ASM990537v1, whole genome shotgun sequence, the following are encoded in one genomic region:
- the LOC141693138 gene encoding uncharacterized protein LOC141693138 isoform X1: MPQDNLRSVVYRSFVTCDDPKGVVNCGIRKHKTSRKVQEEIADPKMLKKVNKSTPCNEEKKEVVYKGEMEESDRASSFQLMEVSRGAQKLNRVIDSWSRRASFDGQSKDYAKDMLMGALDLQDSLVMLSELQEASQYRTKLKKKEKEKPCVSKFDEVGIEKTSSDRFGNPKYQHPRSSADGSSRDCYDELREVIRDSLARQNLLPPQSSRENARQNLSTPQSFRENSYFDKRNMNSYVDMPSTSSSSISSMTYSHDFASSVSTSSSKIPEGKPRTSNLVAKLMGLEDISLKPLQPASQKHLQRESVLIQTPIFDVDMHKGRKPPVVGQKTDRAYMTLEEIIENMQFQGLLKGNQTQAYHPKTSYKERKFSYDASPIVLMKPTYPGIEAKKHFPRKFIPDEAALDSEIKRRFWKTEEEITSKIQEYPKRPLNSYELRRKLHSGEPVVKKLSPEKEAKTSRNVLAKPRDIKVIKEKKLSSNKMNASVPSSPILPKEMVEKKIDKIRKATSKKPVEIEKVKCKNVSKSPGQDNVPITKPRKSDTGSSILSNSSVPQRKSTDLSSTIKQKKAALSCGESFQKRSVKKPVKDPSTANISILVQSIVCNDDDKLTDIKEKSATTTTKIDSAPAMQLVSEDKTNVFEILKIDTCDDSLNELCEDTIQPSQLENGTIYPDEPREQSKHDVKESDVFQLNTTTDTLSRTPESLPQVEGPFENCDASQPAVLPALTGLHDGAIVDSKLLQDYANELLESKSQRYKPLINQSSHVPMDGSSLCMSKDKMMEEARIGMENLKSYSDPGVISVPAADIVFSVLQRDLRCKGLAAGVWDLGWQGGFTLDEVEQIVRDLEKLVISELIEEVLVDSVI, translated from the exons ATGCCACAAGATAATCTGAGATCAGTTGTATACAGATCCTTTGTCACTTGCGATGATCCCAAAGGAGTAGTAAATTGTGGGATTAGAAAACACAAGACTTCTAGAAAAGTACAGGAGGAGATTGCGGATCCAAAAATGCTGAAGAAGGTAAATAAATCAACACCGTGCAATGAAGAGAAGAAAGAGGTGGTTTATAAAGGGGAAATGGAAGAGTCAGATCGTGCATCATCCTTTCAGTTAATGGAGGTATCCAGGGGAGCTCAAAAGCTAAACCGAGTGATAGATTCGTGGTCTAGGCGTGCTAGCTTTGACGGGCAGTCTAAAGATTATGCGAAAGACATGTTGATGGGCGCTCTTGATCTACAAGATTCTCTTGTCATGCTTAGTGAATTGCAAGAAGCTTCACAGTATAGGACAAAGTTGAAGAAAAAGGAGAAGGAAAAGCCTTGTGTCAGTAAATTTGATGAAGTGGGAATTGAGAAAACTAGTTCTGATAGATTCGGAAATCCGAAGTACCAACATCCAAGATCTTCTGCTGATGGATCTTCTAGGGATTGTTATGATGAGCTCCGGGAAGTTATCAGGGACAGCCTTGCTAGACAAAATTTGTTGCCACCTCAGTCATCTAGAGAGAATGCAAGACAAAATTTGTCGACACCTCAATCTTTTAGAGAGAATTCTTATTTTGACAAAAGAAATATGAACTCATATGTCGACATGCCCTCCACTAGTTCATCAAGTATATCTTCAATGACCTACTCTCATGATTTTGCTTCTTCTGTAAGTACTAGCTCATCAAAGATTCCAGAGGGAAAGCCAAGGACCTCAAATTTGGTAGCAAAGCTTATGGGTTTAGAAGATATTTCATTAAAACCTTTGCAGCCTGCTTCACAAAAGCATTTGCAGAGAGAAAGTGTTTTGATTCAGACGCCAATCTTTGATGTTGATATGCACAAGGGAAGAAAACCTCCGGTTGTTGGTCAAAAGACAGACAGGGCATATATGACACTGGAAGAAATCATTGAAAATATGCAATTTCAAGGACTCTTAAAAGGCAATCAGACTCAGGCATATCATCCAAAAACTTCCTATAAAGAAAGAAAATTTAGCTATGATGCCTCACCTATCGTGCTAATGAAACCTACGTATCCAGGTATAGAAGCTAAAAAGCACTTTCCTCGTAAATTTATCCCTGATGAAGCAGCTTTGGACTCTGAGATAAAGCGGAGATTTTGGAAAACAGAAGAAGAGATTACCTCTAAAATACAGGAGTATCCTAAAAGGCCTTTGAACTCTTATGAATTACGCAGAAAGTTGCACTCTGGAGAACCTGTAGTGAAAAAGTTATCACCGGAAAAAGAAGCCAAAACAAGTAGAAATGTACTAGCAAAGCCAAGGGATATAAAAGTCATTAAGGAGAAAAAACTGTCTTCTAACAAGATGAATGCATCTGTACCTTCAAGTCCTATACTACCGAAGGAGATGGTTGAGAAGAAAATTGACAAGATCCGTAAGGCTACAAGTAAGAAACCGGTGGAAATTGAAAAAGTGAAATGTAAAAATGTTTCTAAAAGTCCTGGGCAGGACAATGTCCCTATTACGAAACCAAGAAAGTCTGATACTGGATCTAGCATTTTGAGCAATAGTTCTGTTCCTCAACGAAAAAGCACAGATCTGAGTTCCACAATAAAGCAAAAAAAAGCAGCATTGTCTTGTGGCGAAAGTTTTCAGAAAAGAAGTGTGAAGAAGCCTGTAAAGGATCCCTCAACTGCTAACATAAGTATTCTT GTACAAAGTATAGTTTGCAATGATGACGATAAGTTGACTGACATCAAAGAGAAGTCTGCTACAACTACGACAAAAATAGACAGTGCACCAGCTATGCAACTTGTTTCTGAAGATAAAACCAATGTTTTTGAAATTCTTAAAATAG ATACCTGTGATGACAGCCTCAATGAATTATGTGAAGATACAATACAGCCCTCCCAACTTGAAAATGGCACAATATATCCTGATGAGCCGAGGGAACAGAGCAAGCATGACGTTAAGGAAAGTGATGTCTTCCAATTAAATACCACCACAGACACACTATCACGAACTCCAGAATCACTCCCGCAGGTAGAGGGGCCATTTGAGAATTGTGATGCATCTCAACCAGCAGTCTTACCAGCATTGACTGGCTTACATGATGGTGCCATAGTAGATTCCAAACTCTTACAGGACTATGCCAATGAACTATTAGAGAGCAAAAGCCAAAGATACAAACCACTTATAAACCAATCGTCACATGTACCCATGGATGGTTCATCACTTTGCATGTCAAAAGATAAGATGATGGAAGAAGCTCGTATCGGGATGGAAAACCTAAAAAGCTATAGTGATCCTGGAGTGATTAGTGTTCCTGCTGCAGATATTGTGTTCTCAGTGCTTCAAAGAGATCTGCGCTGCAAGGGACTGGCTGCTGGAGTGTGGGATCTCGGTTGGCAGGGAGGATTTACATTGGATGAAGTTGAGCAAATAGTTAGAGACTTGGAAAAGCTAGTAATTAGTGAGTTGATTGAGGAGGTTCTTGTAGATTCTGTTATCTAG
- the LOC141693138 gene encoding uncharacterized protein LOC141693138 isoform X2 — protein sequence MLKKVNKSTPCNEEKKEVVYKGEMEESDRASSFQLMEVSRGAQKLNRVIDSWSRRASFDGQSKDYAKDMLMGALDLQDSLVMLSELQEASQYRTKLKKKEKEKPCVSKFDEVGIEKTSSDRFGNPKYQHPRSSADGSSRDCYDELREVIRDSLARQNLLPPQSSRENARQNLSTPQSFRENSYFDKRNMNSYVDMPSTSSSSISSMTYSHDFASSVSTSSSKIPEGKPRTSNLVAKLMGLEDISLKPLQPASQKHLQRESVLIQTPIFDVDMHKGRKPPVVGQKTDRAYMTLEEIIENMQFQGLLKGNQTQAYHPKTSYKERKFSYDASPIVLMKPTYPGIEAKKHFPRKFIPDEAALDSEIKRRFWKTEEEITSKIQEYPKRPLNSYELRRKLHSGEPVVKKLSPEKEAKTSRNVLAKPRDIKVIKEKKLSSNKMNASVPSSPILPKEMVEKKIDKIRKATSKKPVEIEKVKCKNVSKSPGQDNVPITKPRKSDTGSSILSNSSVPQRKSTDLSSTIKQKKAALSCGESFQKRSVKKPVKDPSTANISILVQSIVCNDDDKLTDIKEKSATTTTKIDSAPAMQLVSEDKTNVFEILKIDTCDDSLNELCEDTIQPSQLENGTIYPDEPREQSKHDVKESDVFQLNTTTDTLSRTPESLPQVEGPFENCDASQPAVLPALTGLHDGAIVDSKLLQDYANELLESKSQRYKPLINQSSHVPMDGSSLCMSKDKMMEEARIGMENLKSYSDPGVISVPAADIVFSVLQRDLRCKGLAAGVWDLGWQGGFTLDEVEQIVRDLEKLVISELIEEVLVDSVI from the exons ATGCTGAAGAAGGTAAATAAATCAACACCGTGCAATGAAGAGAAGAAAGAGGTGGTTTATAAAGGGGAAATGGAAGAGTCAGATCGTGCATCATCCTTTCAGTTAATGGAGGTATCCAGGGGAGCTCAAAAGCTAAACCGAGTGATAGATTCGTGGTCTAGGCGTGCTAGCTTTGACGGGCAGTCTAAAGATTATGCGAAAGACATGTTGATGGGCGCTCTTGATCTACAAGATTCTCTTGTCATGCTTAGTGAATTGCAAGAAGCTTCACAGTATAGGACAAAGTTGAAGAAAAAGGAGAAGGAAAAGCCTTGTGTCAGTAAATTTGATGAAGTGGGAATTGAGAAAACTAGTTCTGATAGATTCGGAAATCCGAAGTACCAACATCCAAGATCTTCTGCTGATGGATCTTCTAGGGATTGTTATGATGAGCTCCGGGAAGTTATCAGGGACAGCCTTGCTAGACAAAATTTGTTGCCACCTCAGTCATCTAGAGAGAATGCAAGACAAAATTTGTCGACACCTCAATCTTTTAGAGAGAATTCTTATTTTGACAAAAGAAATATGAACTCATATGTCGACATGCCCTCCACTAGTTCATCAAGTATATCTTCAATGACCTACTCTCATGATTTTGCTTCTTCTGTAAGTACTAGCTCATCAAAGATTCCAGAGGGAAAGCCAAGGACCTCAAATTTGGTAGCAAAGCTTATGGGTTTAGAAGATATTTCATTAAAACCTTTGCAGCCTGCTTCACAAAAGCATTTGCAGAGAGAAAGTGTTTTGATTCAGACGCCAATCTTTGATGTTGATATGCACAAGGGAAGAAAACCTCCGGTTGTTGGTCAAAAGACAGACAGGGCATATATGACACTGGAAGAAATCATTGAAAATATGCAATTTCAAGGACTCTTAAAAGGCAATCAGACTCAGGCATATCATCCAAAAACTTCCTATAAAGAAAGAAAATTTAGCTATGATGCCTCACCTATCGTGCTAATGAAACCTACGTATCCAGGTATAGAAGCTAAAAAGCACTTTCCTCGTAAATTTATCCCTGATGAAGCAGCTTTGGACTCTGAGATAAAGCGGAGATTTTGGAAAACAGAAGAAGAGATTACCTCTAAAATACAGGAGTATCCTAAAAGGCCTTTGAACTCTTATGAATTACGCAGAAAGTTGCACTCTGGAGAACCTGTAGTGAAAAAGTTATCACCGGAAAAAGAAGCCAAAACAAGTAGAAATGTACTAGCAAAGCCAAGGGATATAAAAGTCATTAAGGAGAAAAAACTGTCTTCTAACAAGATGAATGCATCTGTACCTTCAAGTCCTATACTACCGAAGGAGATGGTTGAGAAGAAAATTGACAAGATCCGTAAGGCTACAAGTAAGAAACCGGTGGAAATTGAAAAAGTGAAATGTAAAAATGTTTCTAAAAGTCCTGGGCAGGACAATGTCCCTATTACGAAACCAAGAAAGTCTGATACTGGATCTAGCATTTTGAGCAATAGTTCTGTTCCTCAACGAAAAAGCACAGATCTGAGTTCCACAATAAAGCAAAAAAAAGCAGCATTGTCTTGTGGCGAAAGTTTTCAGAAAAGAAGTGTGAAGAAGCCTGTAAAGGATCCCTCAACTGCTAACATAAGTATTCTT GTACAAAGTATAGTTTGCAATGATGACGATAAGTTGACTGACATCAAAGAGAAGTCTGCTACAACTACGACAAAAATAGACAGTGCACCAGCTATGCAACTTGTTTCTGAAGATAAAACCAATGTTTTTGAAATTCTTAAAATAG ATACCTGTGATGACAGCCTCAATGAATTATGTGAAGATACAATACAGCCCTCCCAACTTGAAAATGGCACAATATATCCTGATGAGCCGAGGGAACAGAGCAAGCATGACGTTAAGGAAAGTGATGTCTTCCAATTAAATACCACCACAGACACACTATCACGAACTCCAGAATCACTCCCGCAGGTAGAGGGGCCATTTGAGAATTGTGATGCATCTCAACCAGCAGTCTTACCAGCATTGACTGGCTTACATGATGGTGCCATAGTAGATTCCAAACTCTTACAGGACTATGCCAATGAACTATTAGAGAGCAAAAGCCAAAGATACAAACCACTTATAAACCAATCGTCACATGTACCCATGGATGGTTCATCACTTTGCATGTCAAAAGATAAGATGATGGAAGAAGCTCGTATCGGGATGGAAAACCTAAAAAGCTATAGTGATCCTGGAGTGATTAGTGTTCCTGCTGCAGATATTGTGTTCTCAGTGCTTCAAAGAGATCTGCGCTGCAAGGGACTGGCTGCTGGAGTGTGGGATCTCGGTTGGCAGGGAGGATTTACATTGGATGAAGTTGAGCAAATAGTTAGAGACTTGGAAAAGCTAGTAATTAGTGAGTTGATTGAGGAGGTTCTTGTAGATTCTGTTATCTAG
- the LOC141693403 gene encoding protein CONTINUOUS VASCULAR RING 1-like, which translates to MCDAYIAMTTRVERDRELLIPVAGDSSNSGEDDDSISSKPSSSSSVSSSHHSSGRETFYKVIRSWASKKFMTGCVILLPIAITFYITWWFIHFVDGFFSPIYAHLGIDIFGLGFITSITFIFLVGVFMSSWLGASVLSLGEWFIKRMPFVRHIYSASKQISSAISPDQNSQAFQEVAIIRHPRIGEYAFGFITSSFVLQNQSGEEELFCVYVPTNHLYIGDIFMVNANDVIRPNLSVREGIEIVVSGGMSMPQTLATLDLRTVHVDRSRSDRT; encoded by the exons ATGTGTGATGCTTATATTGCGATGACTACAAGAGTAGAGAGAGATCGAGAACTTCTTATACCAGTCGCCGGCGATTCATCCAACTCCGGCGAAGATGACGACAGCATCTCTTCCAAGCCTTCTTCTTCCTCCTCCGTTTCTTCGTCTCATCACTCCTCCGGCCGCGAG ACATTTTACAAAGTCATTAGGAGCTGGGCTTCAAAAAAGTTCATGACTGGATG TGTTATCCTGTTGCCTATAGCGATTACCTTCTATATAACATGGTGGTTTATTCACTTTGTTGATGGTTTCTTCTCTCCTATCTATGCACATCTCGGAATTGATATATTTG GTCTCGGCTTCATCACTTCCATCACTTTTATATTCTTGGTTGGCGTTTTCATGTCCTCATGGTTAGGGGCATCAGTACTGAGCCTTGGGGAATGGTTTATTAAACGAATGCCATTTGTTCGTCACATCTACAGTGCCTCCAAGCAGATCAGTTCAGCCATATCACCAG ATCAAAACTCACAAGCCTTCCAGGAAGTGGCCATTATACGGCATCCTCGTATTGGTGAATATGCATTTGGCTTCATCACATCATCTTTTGTTCTCCAG AATCAATCAGGAGAGGAGGAACTGTTTTGTGTATATGTCCCTACCAACCACCTTTATATTGGTGATATATTCATGGTCAATGCCAATGATGTCATAAGACCAAACCTGTCAGTAAGAGAAGGAATCG AAATTGTAGTATCTGGAGGGATGTCAATGCCCCAAACTCTTGCAACACTGGATCTAAGGACGGTTCATGTGGATAGAAGTAGAAGTGACAGAACCTGA